From the Kitasatospora atroaurantiaca genome, the window CTCACGATCTGGGGGATGGCCTGGTTGTACGCGGCCCGGTACTGCTCCTCCGTGCTGTTGGTGGACACCACCAGGGAGGCCACGACGACGGTCGCGTCGGGGACGTCGGCGGTGATCTGGTCGACCAGTGACTTCAGCCGGTCGGCGGCGGTGGACGGCTGGTAGTTCCCGCTGAGGTCGTTGGTGCCGATCTCCAGCGTCACGACGTTGGGCCGGTAGCGGGTCAGCGAAGCGTCGGCGAGTGCGGCGATCTGATCGATGCGGTAGCCGGAGTGGCCCTCGTTGTCGGCGTCGGACATCGAACCGCCCCGCACCGAGCCGACGAAGTCCACCGGATGGCCGTCAGCCGCGAGCGCGTCCCACAGCGCGCCGCGGTAGCCGTTGCCCGCGCTGCTCCCCAAACCCCAGGTGATCGAGTCGCCCAGCGGCATGACCCGTAGGGGCGTATCGGTGGCAGCGGAGGCGGGGGTCACGCCGGTCGCCGTCACCCCGAGAACGGCGGTGACGAGCGCGATCAGTACCCGTAACGTGCGCATGCAGGTTTCCTCTTCTCCGTGTCGCAGCAGCTGAACGGTGAGGCCGGAAAGCAGCAGTTTCCGGCCTCACGGTCTGCGGCTCAGGGGGTTGTCACCCTGGTTACTGGATGGTCCAGGCCTGGTGGGACTGGTTCAGGGGCATCCACTGGTCGATGACGGCTGCGTTCGCGGTCGACGCGCCGCTCACCTCCAGGGCCTGCCGGCTCTCGTAGTTGCGGATGAGGTAGCCACCACTGGTCTGCTCGAAGTACCACAGCTGGTTGTTGCCACCGTTGTAGCTGTACTGCAGGACCGCGGTCCCCCTCCAGTGGCTGGAGAAGTTCATGTCGAGGACCTTGCCGCTGTTCCGGCTCACGATCTTGAAGAGCTGGCCGCTGACCGGAACGATGTTCCACTGCTGGTTGGCGCCGCCGCTGCTCGGCCACTGGACGATGCTCGTGCCGTCCGCGGTCGACCCGCCGTAAACGTCCATCGCCTGCCCGCTGTTCACGTTCTTGATCGTGTAGTACGTCGACGGGTTGGTGTTCGGGGTGCCGGTCGAGGCCGCCTGCGCGCCGCCGGTCTGCTGGACGCTGAAGTCGGTGATGTAGAAGTACGCGCCGTCCGTCTTGGCGACCCGCACGTAGCGGAAGGCCTGACGGACGTCGATGTCGCCGGTGAGCGTCGAGGCGAGCGGCAGGGTGCTCGTCTGGCGTCCCAGGACGGTGTAGCTGCCGAAGTTCGGGTCGTTGGAGCCCCGGACCTCGAAGTTGCCGCGGGTCTCGGACTGGTCAAGGTCCTGACGGGTGGTCAGTGCAAACTGGCCGAGCTGGTAGGACTGGCCCAGGTCGACCTGCCACCAGGCCGAGGTGTCGCTGCCGGTCGGGGACCAGCCGGTCGCGCCGTTGTTGTCGACGGCCTTCGAGGGCTCCGTACCGGTGCCGTAGACCGACGATGAGGACGCCGGCTTGTTGTAGGCGAGGTTGGGCCGGGCGGTCATCCACTGGTACGCGGACTCGAGGCCGGAGGCCTTGATGACCGTGTCGCCGGACGTGGTGTTGTTGGTGAGCGTGACGTTGGAGCCGTTGCGGTTCTGGTTGATGAATCCGTCGGTGTGCGACAGGACGTTGTTCGAGAGGGTCATGTTGTCCGACCCCTCGTCCGTGTAGAGGCCGGCCACGGCCGAGCCGCAGGCGGCCGGGCCTCGCACCACGTCGTGGATGTAGTTGCCGTTGAAGACCGTGCCCGGGTCGTTCGAGAGGTGGTAGATGGCGGCGGAGTCGCACAGCCGGTTCATCACGTTGCCGATCCGGTTGTAGCTGACGCTGTTGTTGCCTTCGGCGTTGGCCGCCGACTGCCAGCCCCAGCCGAGCGAGATGCCGGCCCACGGAGTGTCGGAGATGTCGTTGTGGTCGATGGCGGTGCCGTTGACGAAGCCCGCGTTGACGCCCGCCGTTCCGAGGTAGTCCTGACCGGTCCGGGTGATCAGGTTGTTCTTGACGGCGACGTTCTTGACCACCTCGCGGGCGTCCTCACCGGCCGGCGTGGTGGGCGGGTTGTAGACGGTGTGGTACTCCACGGTCGGGTCGGAGAACTTGCCGACCATGATGCCGTTGCCGGCGATGTCGTAGAGGTAGTTGCCGATGGCGCTGCTGTCGTGGACGCCGTGGGACAGGTCGAGGGCGGTGGAGCCCATCTGCGTGAAGGTGTTGTTGGTGAAGGAGACACGATCGGCGTAGGCGGCCTGGACACCGGCCGGCGGACGACCGACGTACTGATTGTTGTTGTTGTCGGCCGAGATGTTGTAGTTGCCGCCCTGGCCGTTGAGGTAGCCGTTGTTGGTCGGCTCCATCCAGGTGGTCCGGGCGAAGGTGATCCCGGAGAACCGCAAGTCGTGGGCGGGGCTGTTGAGGCTGATGCCCTTGACGTCGAAGAGCGTCTGGACGGTCGGCGCCTGCGCGGCGGCCGTGGACATGTCCTCGCCCGGGCGGGGCTTGTAGTAGACGGTCTGCGCGGCCGTGTCGACGTAGAACTCGCCCGGCTCGTTGAGGAACTCGTGGGCGTTCTCGAAGTGGAACGGCGAGCCGTCGGCGAGCTGCGGCCACGGGCGCTGGAAGAGGATGCCGGCCTCGTGGTCCTGGATCGAGATGTTGGCGGTGCTGCCGGAGGTGCTGATCGACTTCAGCCGAAGGTAGCTCTCGCCCCACTGGGTCTCCAGCATCATCTCGACCTGGTTCAGATTGCCCCAGTTCGAGGTCTGCGAGGCGAGCACCTTCAGCAGCTTGTTGGTCTTGTCGCTGCCCTGCAGGTTGAAGTCGGTGCCGGCGTCGGGGTAGCGGGCCCGGGTGGCGCGGACCCCGTTGACGTACAGCTGCCGGAAGTTGGTGGTGCCGATGGACGCCTTGTACTCGCCGTTGGCGGCCGCGGTCCAGCCGGTGATCGACTTGCCGCCGCTGATCACGGGCGTCTCACCGTTGTACGCCTGGTAGACGACCGTGTGGCCGTTGGTGCCCGAGTCGGTGGTACCGAAGGCGATCGGACCGGTGAGGGTGTAGGTGCCCCCGCGCAGGTTCACGACGATGTCGTCGGCCATGTTCGCGTTGATCGCCCGGACCGCGTTCTGCGCGGCCTGGACGGTCCTGAACGCGGAGGCGGTGCTGGTACCGGAGTTGCTGTCGTTGCCGTTGACGGGGTCGACGTAGAAGTTCGTCGCGGCCGCGTAGGCGGGTTGGGCGGGCAGCGTGGCGGCGAGGGCGACGGCTGCCGCTGCCATCGCCTTGACCGTCACCGCACCGATCCGTCGGGGTCTCATCTGTGGTGTCCCTCCTCCAAGCCCCGGTGGCTTATGAGTTGCATTTATCAAGCCCGATGAGTCCCATGTCAAGACGATAGACATCCCTATTTTTCATCACCGAAACACCGTCGACATGAGGATCCGTCAGGTCGAGGCTGAGAAGTTGCAGGTAGAACGGCTATTGTGCGTGCCCTGTTGTAGTGGGATGCGCATGCCAATGCAGATGAGTGCGACTCATGTCCCGTATCACCCGCCCTTGTCAATCCTCAACATCCCGGGGAGCATGTCCCCAGTGGCGCCCGACGGTGGCCGAAGGTGGCCAGGCCCTCGCCGAGGTCGCTGAACCGAAGCCGGTCCACTCTGACCTGTGGCCCGGCAACACCCTCATTCGACCTGGTGGCACACGGCAGGCCTGGACCGCCGGACGGATCGACCACGAGCGGGTGTTCTGGGGCGGCCCCGCCGCCGAACCGGTCTTGACGGCCTTCGGCGGCCACATCGGACCGGACAGTGACCCGGCGGCTGGTTACACTGCAGCAGAAGCGACTTCAGCCCCGGCCCTGCCGCGCCGAGCGGCGCTCCACCAGCCCTACCCGCCCCCCTGCTCCTGGTCGTGGAGTCCACCCCGCTCGGCTACGGACAGGGCCGCCTCGCGTTCTGCCGCCGGATGCTCGCCGACTCCAACGCCCGGCTGCGGGTGGACGGGACGGACAGCTGTGGATCCGGGTCGGTGCTCCTGTTGCGGAAATCGAGAAGAACAGGGGAGTTGTCTTGTCCTACGGCATCCGCGCGGGCGGTCTCGAGCGCCACACCGCCGAAGAGGTCCTCCGCATCGAGCCTTGGGGAGCGCATGCCGTGCGGGTCAGGGCCTCGTCCGGGACCGTCGACCCCGCCGCCCCTGGCGCGCTGGCGACCCCCTCGCCCTCTCCCCGAGCCGAACTGTCCGTTTCGGACGACGGATGCGCCCGTCTGGTCAACGGCCGCATCGTGGTCGAGGCCTCTGCGGACGGCCGACTGAGGTTCTGCCGGGCCGGCTCGGGACGCGAACTCCTGTCCGAGAAGAGCCTGTACGCGCACCAGGCCGGCTCTCGGCTCCACGGGGCGGGCGGCCGGACGGAACAGTCCTTCGAGGCGTACGACGGTGAACG encodes:
- a CDS encoding RICIN domain-containing protein, producing the protein MRPRRIGAVTVKAMAAAAVALAATLPAQPAYAAATNFYVDPVNGNDSNSGTSTASAFRTVQAAQNAVRAINANMADDIVVNLRGGTYTLTGPIAFGTTDSGTNGHTVVYQAYNGETPVISGGKSITGWTAAANGEYKASIGTTNFRQLYVNGVRATRARYPDAGTDFNLQGSDKTNKLLKVLASQTSNWGNLNQVEMMLETQWGESYLRLKSISTSGSTANISIQDHEAGILFQRPWPQLADGSPFHFENAHEFLNEPGEFYVDTAAQTVYYKPRPGEDMSTAAAQAPTVQTLFDVKGISLNSPAHDLRFSGITFARTTWMEPTNNGYLNGQGGNYNISADNNNNQYVGRPPAGVQAAYADRVSFTNNTFTQMGSTALDLSHGVHDSSAIGNYLYDIAGNGIMVGKFSDPTVEYHTVYNPPTTPAGEDAREVVKNVAVKNNLITRTGQDYLGTAGVNAGFVNGTAIDHNDISDTPWAGISLGWGWQSAANAEGNNSVSYNRIGNVMNRLCDSAAIYHLSNDPGTVFNGNYIHDVVRGPAACGSAVAGLYTDEGSDNMTLSNNVLSHTDGFINQNRNGSNVTLTNNTTSGDTVIKASGLESAYQWMTARPNLAYNKPASSSSVYGTGTEPSKAVDNNGATGWSPTGSDTSAWWQVDLGQSYQLGQFALTTRQDLDQSETRGNFEVRGSNDPNFGSYTVLGRQTSTLPLASTLTGDIDVRQAFRYVRVAKTDGAYFYITDFSVQQTGGAQAASTGTPNTNPSTYYTIKNVNSGQAMDVYGGSTADGTSIVQWPSSGGANQQWNIVPVSGQLFKIVSRNSGKVLDMNFSSHWRGTAVLQYSYNGGNNQLWYFEQTSGGYLIRNYESRQALEVSGASTANAAVIDQWMPLNQSHQAWTIQ